In the genome of uncultured Sphaerochaeta sp., the window TTGTTGATTGCATTGATGATTTTCTGAACCTCGCAGAGAACCACCTGCCCGTCCCGTTTGACCACCTGCTGTTGCATGGGTTCCTCCCCTGGGAGAATGGACAGAAGGGGACTCGTTGAGTCCACGCCCCTGTCATGCTCCGTGACGGCGTGTCTGTATAGGCAAGGTCTTCTGGCTCAGGTTCATCATCATCAGCGCCTTCCCGGATCACTCCAGTGGACTATGCTGATGACTCCCCTTTACAGCGGCGGGACCGCGGAGGATTCTCACCTCACTTCCCTTTTCCCATACACACAAAATATAGTGTCTTGTACCGTGCGGTACACTACCAACAGTAGGTTTTCTCACTTGGTTTGTCAAGCACAAAAAACGGGAACCTTTATGGCTCCCGTCTTGCAGTTGTTAGTGTTTTTGGTTTGAAATGCGGATCTGCTTGTAAAGGCCTTCCCCTTCACTCTTGGTATCCACACCCCCAAAGTCATTGAGCGCGGTATGGACAAGTCTTCGTTCATACGGGTTCATCGGCTCAAGAAGTCTGCTGCGTCCACTCTTTCGCACCTGTTCAGCAGTCTTGAAGGCCATCCTGATCAGTTGTTCCTCATGGCGCATCCGGTAGTTTTCACTGTCAACCACAACTTTCATATCGGGGTCGATCTGACCGGCATAGACATTTGCAAGCAATTGGATTGCATCGAGATTCTTTCCCTTGCGACCGATGATGATGCTTGAGTTGTCACTCTCAATGTTCAGTCCCAACTTACGTTCCTTGCGGAAGGAGATGGTCACTCTTCCCTCGTATCCCATCTTGTCGAGGATGGTGGCTACGAATGCCAGAAGCTTGTCCTCAAGGTCGCTGTTGATCGGAGCCTCAATCTCTGGTTCTTCTTCGGCACGAGTAAAATCGAAGGACTCTTCCTCGACCTCTCCTGCCTCATCAAAATGGATCCTGATGCGTACATTGCTCTTCTTGAACAGGCCTTTTCGAACCGGTTCAACGATTTCCACATCGAAATCTTCACGCTCGATATGCAGTTCCTCAATCGCTTTTGCGATTGCTTCCTGCTCGGTACGTCCTTCGAATTCTTTCATCATATGGTTACTCCGTTTGGGGGGACAAAGTCCCCCACAGTTGAATTTCTTTTGGTACTTACGTCCGTTTCTTGCCCTTTGGCCCCGGGAACTGGTGCACATGCACTGCCTCAGCCTCATTGGCCTCACGCTCTTTCTTCTTGTTGGTATACAACTGCTGGAAGATGGAGAGGGCATTCATGACAGACCAGTAGAGGATCAAACCCGAAGGGGCGCTGTACAGGACAAAGAAGAACATCAGGGGCATACCATAGGTCATGAATTTCATCATGCTCTGCTGGCTGCCAGCAGTGGAT includes:
- the jag gene encoding RNA-binding cell elongation regulator Jag/EloR produces the protein MMKEFEGRTEQEAIAKAIEELHIEREDFDVEIVEPVRKGLFKKSNVRIRIHFDEAGEVEEESFDFTRAEEEPEIEAPINSDLEDKLLAFVATILDKMGYEGRVTISFRKERKLGLNIESDNSSIIIGRKGKNLDAIQLLANVYAGQIDPDMKVVVDSENYRMRHEEQLIRMAFKTAEQVRKSGRSRLLEPMNPYERRLVHTALNDFGGVDTKSEGEGLYKQIRISNQKH